The Dyadobacter sandarakinus DNA window AATACGGCGGAGGACTTGTCGCAGGCCGACCTGAGCCGCGTGATGAAGTATGCGCATCCCGTGGTGATGAAAACCAGGAAATCGAATGAGCGCCTGCTGGACGAAGTGAAGCTGTTTCTTAAAAAGATTCAGCCCAAAAATGGAAAGCCGGAGCCGAAAGAGGAGTTTTTTGCCAATCCGGTGGTACATGCCGAACATGTATTTGTGGGCAGGAAGATCCTGCTTGCCGACGACGACATGCGCAATATTTTTGCGCTCAGTGCCGTCCTGGAAGAAGCAGGCTTTACCATCGAGATTGCTACAAACGGACTTGAAGCGATTGCACGCCTCGAAGAATCCGCGAACATTGAGCTGGTGCTGATGGACGTGATGATGCCCGAAATGGACGGGATTGAGGCGACAAGGCGGATCAGGCAGGTAGGGAAGTGGGCCAATCTGCCGATCATCGCCGTCACTGCAAAGGCCATGCAGGGTGATCGTGAACAATGCCTCGCGGCAGGTGCAAACGATTACATATCGAAGCCGGTGGATATTGACAAGCTACTTTCACTCATTAAAGTGTGGTTACATTCAGCCTAGTCGTATGGTAACAATCGAATACTCGGACCTGGAACTGATCATCAGGAAAATTCACGAAATATCGGGATTCGATTTCTCGGGTTATGCGCGGCCCTCGCTGCTGCGGAGGGCCAGCAGGTACCTGACCGGCAAAGCCATGGACGTGCAGCAGCTGATGGAGCATATCCGGCCCGGAGGCAAGGTCGTGTACGATCTGATCCAGGAACTGACGGTGAATTATTCGGAAATGTTCCGTGATCCGGACTTTTACGTACGGCTGCGGTCGGAAGTATTCAGCTACCTCGAATCCTATCCGTCCGTGCGCATGTGGATTGCGGGATGCGCCTCAGGCGAAGAAGCATTTTCAATGGCGATCATGCTGAAGGAGGCCGGATTTCTGGACAAGTCTATCATTTATGCCACAGACCTCAACAGCCGTGTGCTGG harbors:
- a CDS encoding CheR family methyltransferase, which produces MVTIEYSDLELIIRKIHEISGFDFSGYARPSLLRRASRYLTGKAMDVQQLMEHIRPGGKVVYDLIQELTVNYSEMFRDPDFYVRLRSEVFSYLESYPSVRMWIAGCASGEEAFSMAIMLKEAGFLDKSIIYATDLNSRVLASAREGVFTLGNVRTFSENYLLAAGKHSLSEYYHVSYNKAVISPEVRKNIVFSIHDLTGDGVFNEFQLISCRNVMIYFNLELRQRVFRLLYDSLSMLGFLCLGKRETLRYSGIEQHFRIIDSSLNIYQKIR